In the genome of Streptomyces aquilus, the window GCGGGTCTCGGCCGCCGGGTCGAAGTCCGCCTGGCTGGAGAAGAGGCGTTCGAGCAGGTCACAGGCGCTGGCGCTGCGGTCGCGCAGGGCGACGCCGAGCGGGGTGAGCTCGTACGCGTTTCCCGTGCGCGCCAGCAGTTCGTCACCGAAGTGCCGGCGCAGCCGCGACAGCGCGGCGCTCATCGCGGGCTGGCTGAGCCCGACCCGCTCGCCGGCCCGGGTGACGTTGCGCTCCTCCAGCAGGGCGCGCAGGGCGACGACGAGGTTGAGGTCGAGTCGGGACAGGTTCACCGGGCACCACCAGGGACGTTCTGGGCGGTCCATGGAAGGACTATCCATGGCGTGGATGTGGCTCATCCGCAGGATCTATTTCCGTGATTCGCCGATCACGGTCAGAGTAGACCGCATCCCAGCAGGAGGAAATCTCATGTCAACACTCGCGCAACCTGCCGGCCCCTTCGCGCTCGGCACGTTCTCCACCCCCGGCGGGGCTCCCTTCCCCGGCCTCCTGGCCCGGGAGCGGGTGCTCGACCTGAGCCGGACCCTGCCGTGGGCGCCGTCCGACGTGCGGGCCGTGGTGGAGCGGTGGGACGAGGCGCTGCCCCTGCTGCACGGCCTCGCGGCCGACGACGCCCTCGACCGGCTGCCACTGGAGGGGCTGCGCGTGCACGCCCCGCTGGAGCCCCGGCAGATCTTCCAGTCCGGAGCGAACTACCGGCAGCACGTGATCGATCTGGAGGTCGCCCACCGCTCCCCCGACGACCCGCGCACGGTCGAGGAGGCCCGCGCGGAGACCGCCGCGATCATGGACCGCCGGGCCGCCGAGGACCTGCCGTACGTCTTCATCGGCCTGCCGAGCACGATCGCGGGGCCGTACGACGATGTCGTCCTCCCGGCCTGGGCCGAACAGCCGGACTGGGAGCTGGAGTTGGCGGCCGTGATCGCCAGGCCGACCTATCGGGTGTCAGTCGAGGAAGCACTGGACCACGTCGCCGGGTATACGATCGCCAACGATCTCACCGACCGGGCGACCGTGTTCCGCCGGGACATGAAGGCCATCGGCACCGACTGGCTGCGCTGCAAGAACGCGCCCGGGTTCACGCCGCTGGGCCCCTGGCTGGTACCGGCGGGGTCGATCGCCGACCCGGGTGATCTGCGGGTGACCCTCAAGCTCAACGGCGACACCATGCAGGACGAGTCCACCAAGGACATGCTCTTCGGCGTCGCCCGGCTGGTGTCGTACATCTCGCACACCTCCCGACTCCTGCCCGGTGACCTGGTGTTGACCGGCAGCCCGGCCGGGAACGGCCTGCACTGGGGGCGGTTGCTGCGGGACGGCGACGTCATGGAGGGGTCGATCACCGGCCTCGGCGTGCAGCGCACGCGATGTGTCGGGGAGAGCGCGTGAACCGGCACGACCCCGAGGGCGCGATCGCCGAGGCCGCCAAAGAGTTCTCGAACTGGGGGCGTTGGGGCGCGGACGACGTCCTCGGCACCCTCAACTTCCTCGACGAGGCCAAGCGGCGTGAGGGCGCCGCCCTCGTCCGCCGGGGTGTCAGCTTCTCGCTCTCGCAGCGCTTCGACATGAACGGCCCGCAGAAGGGCTGGCGTCGGCGGACCAACCCCGTCCACACCATGCTCGACACGGGCACCGACGCCGCCCTCGGCAACCAGGGCTTCCCGCACGGCATCGGCGGCGCCGACGACGTGATCGCGATGCCGTTGCAGTGCTCGACCCAGTGGGACGGGCTCGGGCACATCTTCGACCACGGCAAGGCCTGGAACGGACGGGCGGCCGAGCAGGTCGTCACCTCCGACGGCGACCTCGTCACCGGCATCGAGCACATGGCGCCGTACGTCGCCGGACGCGGCGTCCTGCTGGACGTGGGCCGAGTCTGCGGTGACGGGGGCGAGTTGCCGGACGCCTTCGCCATCACGGAGGAGCATCTCAGCGCGACCGCCGAGGCCCACGGGGTGACCGTGGGACGCGGCGACATCGTCCTCGTACGGACCGGACAGCTCGCCCGGGTGCGGCGCGACGGCTGGGGCGACTACGCGGGCGGACCCGCGCCCGGGCTGTCGTTCACCAGCGCCGGCTGGCTGCACCGCACGGAGATCGCCGCGGTCGCCACCGACACCTGGGGGTTCGAGGTCCGGCCCAACGAGTTCGAGAACGCCTTCCAGCCGCTGCACCAGGTCGTCATCCCCAACATGGGCCTGCTGATCGGCGAGATGTGGGACCTCGACGCGCTCGCGGCGGACTGTGCCGACGACGGTGTGTACGAGTTCTGGCTCACCGCGGCACCGCTGCCCATCACCGGCGCCGTCGGCTCTCCGGTCAACCCGATCGCCGTCAAGTAGCCGGGTCCTGAGCCCGCCGAGCAGCCGGGGCCTGAGCCCGTCAAGCAGCCGACCCCCGGGCCCATCGAGAAGCCGCTCCCCCGGGCCGCATCACCCTTCGGCCGCACACGAGAGCCCCATACGACAGCCACGCACGACAGCCCCGTACGACGGCCGCACACGACAGCTCCGTACGACAGCCGCACACGACAGCCGCACACGACAGCCGCCCCCACAGCCCCACCGCCTTGGCCCGCGCCCCGCGGGCGAGCCGCACCCCCGCCGCCCGACGTCGCGCGGCCCCACCCCGGGAGGTATCCCCGACATGGCTGACAGCCGCACCCCTTCCGTCCTCATCATCGGCGGAGGCACCTCCGGAAACGCCCTGACCGCGCTGCTGCGCCGGGCCGGGATCGCCGTCGACCTCGTCGAGGCGAGTGCCGACTGGAAGGCCGCCGCCGGCTCGGGCATCACCCTTCAGGGCAACGCCCTGCGCGTGCTGCGCGAGGTCGGTGTCCTCGACGCGATCCAGAAGGAGGGCTACAAGGCGGAGGGCGTCGCCATCCTCGCCCCGGACGGCACCGTGCTGGCCGCCCACGAGGAGTTCCGCACCGGCGGCGACGACCTGCCCTCCCACATCGGCATGCAGCGCCCCCGGCTCCAGCAGCTCCTGATCGACGAGGTCCTCGCCTCGGGCGCCGACGTCCGCCTCGGCACCAGGGCCACCGCCTTCGACCAGGACGGCGAGGGCGTGGACGTCACCTTCACGGACGGCACGAGC includes:
- a CDS encoding fumarylacetoacetate hydrolase family protein — protein: MSTLAQPAGPFALGTFSTPGGAPFPGLLARERVLDLSRTLPWAPSDVRAVVERWDEALPLLHGLAADDALDRLPLEGLRVHAPLEPRQIFQSGANYRQHVIDLEVAHRSPDDPRTVEEARAETAAIMDRRAAEDLPYVFIGLPSTIAGPYDDVVLPAWAEQPDWELELAAVIARPTYRVSVEEALDHVAGYTIANDLTDRATVFRRDMKAIGTDWLRCKNAPGFTPLGPWLVPAGSIADPGDLRVTLKLNGDTMQDESTKDMLFGVARLVSYISHTSRLLPGDLVLTGSPAGNGLHWGRLLRDGDVMEGSITGLGVQRTRCVGESA
- a CDS encoding cyclase family protein — protein: MCRGERVNRHDPEGAIAEAAKEFSNWGRWGADDVLGTLNFLDEAKRREGAALVRRGVSFSLSQRFDMNGPQKGWRRRTNPVHTMLDTGTDAALGNQGFPHGIGGADDVIAMPLQCSTQWDGLGHIFDHGKAWNGRAAEQVVTSDGDLVTGIEHMAPYVAGRGVLLDVGRVCGDGGELPDAFAITEEHLSATAEAHGVTVGRGDIVLVRTGQLARVRRDGWGDYAGGPAPGLSFTSAGWLHRTEIAAVATDTWGFEVRPNEFENAFQPLHQVVIPNMGLLIGEMWDLDALAADCADDGVYEFWLTAAPLPITGAVGSPVNPIAVK